In a genomic window of Onychostoma macrolepis isolate SWU-2019 chromosome 08, ASM1243209v1, whole genome shotgun sequence:
- the or90j1 gene encoding LOW QUALITY PROTEIN: odorant receptor 135-1 (The sequence of the model RefSeq protein was modified relative to this genomic sequence to represent the inferred CDS: deleted 1 base in 1 codon) codes for MEVSVLVRSSVTSRVGDNSDCEFLTITLSVCVILFVFFYLMPNMNVAICCIFIFTGSNAYKNTPLILAGMAIECFVAVCYPLHHTRICTIRNTKILIGIIWLVGAVPAVVDLLVVLALRPLSFFTTSWTCYHQNVFDLEYNIKSHAVFNIGYMCLVWVLLFYTYFKVLFSTKAAASEPAQAQKARRTILLHLLIQLLLCTLSLFTTVQDGALTSLFPYFQSVIYFCTFLLTSILPRLLSPLIYGMRDQKFKKYMKSSLMCGSDKRAIKPSD; via the exons ATGGAAGTGTCAGTGTtggtccggtcttctgtcacaagCAGAGTCGGAGACAACAG TGACTGTGAATTCCTGACAATTACATTGTCTGTCTGTGtgattttgtttgtgtttttttactTAATGCCAAACATGAATGTTGCTATCTGCTGCATTTTCATCTTCACTGGAAGCAATGCCTACAAGAATACACCACTAATCCTGGCCGGCATGGCTATTGAGTGCTTCGTGGCCGTCTGCTACCCTCTACATCACACACGAATATGCACCATCCGAAATACCAAAATCCTGATTGGCATCATCTGGCTGGTGGGAGCTGTGCCTGCCGTGGTGGACCTGCTTGTGGTCTTGGCTCTTCGCCCACTTTCCTTCTTTACCACTAGCTGGACGTGCTACCACCAAAATGTGTTTGATTTAGAATACAATATAAAAAGTCATGCTGTATTTAACATTGGCTACATGTGCTTAGTGTGGGTGCTGCTCTTCTACACTTACTTCAAAGTGCTGTTCTCCACTAAAGCAGCTGCTTCAGAACCAGCTCAAGCACAGAAGGCCAGGAGaaccattttactgcatttaCTG ATCCAGTTACTGCTCTGTACACTGTCCCTGTTCACAACGGTCCAGGATGGGGCCTTAACATCTCTCTTTCCTTACTTCCAGTCTGTAATCTACTTTTGCACCTTTCTTCTTACCAGCATTTTACCACGTCTGCTGAGCCCACTTATATATGGCATGAGGgatcaaaagtttaaaaagtacaTGAAGAGTTCACTGATGTGTGGCTCTGACAAGAGAGCCATTAAACCTTCTGATTAG